Proteins from a genomic interval of Benincasa hispida cultivar B227 chromosome 7, ASM972705v1, whole genome shotgun sequence:
- the LOC120081008 gene encoding secreted RxLR effector protein 161-like translates to MENAYPASTPMELGLKLSKHDDSEAFNATIYRSLIGSLMYLNTTRPDLMFSVSLLSKFMASPKGSHWKAGKGVLRYILGTVDHEIHYKRNVDNVLVGYSDSDWGGNVDDFKSTSGYVFNISSGVVLWASKKQDVVALSTTEAEYISLSAASCQALWLRKLLHELKCP, encoded by the coding sequence ATGGAGAATGCTTATCCTGCTAGTACTCCTATGGAACTGGGTTTAAAGTTAAGTAAGCATGATGATAGTGAAGCTTTTAATGCCACCATTTATAGAAGTCTTAttggaagtttaatgtatttaaaTACAACTAGACCTGATCTTATGTTCTCAGTAAGTTTATTGAGTAAATTTATGGCATCACCAAAGGGAAGCCATTGGAAAGCTGGAAAGGGAGTTCTTAGATATATTCTTGGAACTGTTGATCATGAAATCCACTATAAAAGAAATGTGGATAATGTTCTAGTTGGCTACAGTGATAGTGATTGGGGAGGAAATGTTGATGATTTCAAAAGTACCTCTGGGTATGTATTTAATATTAGTTCTGGAGTAGTTTTGTGGGCATCAAAGAAGCAAGATGTTGTAGCATTGTCAACAACGGAAGCTGAATACATTTCTTTGTCTGCAGCTAGTTGTCAAGCACTTTGGCTTAGAAAGTTACTACATGAATTGAAGTGTCCTTAA